One genomic region from Streptomyces venezuelae encodes:
- a CDS encoding CBS domain-containing protein gives MTTAKDIMHTGARWIPAHETLDRAAQMMRDLNVGALPIADENERLCGILTDRDIVVGCVAMGHDPSKITCGEMAKGTPRWVEAGADVGAVLEEMQSHQIRRLPVIEGKKLVGMISEADLAQHLSDEQIKAFCTSVYAAS, from the coding sequence ATGACCACGGCGAAGGACATCATGCACACCGGGGCCCGGTGGATCCCGGCACACGAGACGCTCGACCGCGCCGCGCAGATGATGCGCGACCTGAACGTGGGCGCGCTGCCCATCGCCGACGAGAACGAGCGGCTCTGCGGCATCCTCACGGACCGTGACATCGTCGTCGGCTGTGTGGCCATGGGCCACGATCCGTCGAAGATCACCTGCGGCGAGATGGCGAAGGGCACGCCGCGCTGGGTCGAGGCGGGCGCCGACGTGGGCGCGGTCCTGGAGGAGATGCAGAGCCACCAGATCCGCCGCCTCCCCGTCATCGAGGGCAAGAAGCTCGTCGGCATGATCAGCGAGGCCGACCTGGCCCAGCATCTGTCGGACGAGCAGATCAAGGCGTTCTGCACGAGCGTGTACGCCGCTTCCTGA
- a CDS encoding DUF998 domain-containing protein, with product MPGKVTKAAAALLGLGALAYTAWVLEVLVRTGLDPVRTYVSELAAADQPLGGLFRATDLVAGLLVLAGALAGLAASGRRGRWALGGWIALAVFGAATAVDSRLPLSCAPTADPECAARETAGLVPATHTAHAVSSSLAVTGAIAAMVALTVAARRYGHWRPLARTGPALVVLELAATAWTLAAVAAFEAGRGTWALGAGQRLQVLLVAVWLAVLAVSLVRGRPR from the coding sequence ATGCCCGGAAAGGTGACGAAAGCGGCAGCGGCCCTCCTCGGCCTCGGCGCGCTCGCCTACACCGCCTGGGTCCTCGAAGTCCTCGTCCGGACCGGTCTCGACCCCGTCCGGACGTACGTCTCCGAACTCGCCGCCGCCGACCAGCCCCTCGGAGGCCTCTTCCGCGCCACCGACCTGGTCGCCGGCCTCCTCGTCCTCGCGGGCGCACTGGCCGGGCTCGCCGCGAGCGGGAGACGTGGGCGCTGGGCGCTCGGCGGCTGGATCGCCCTCGCCGTCTTCGGCGCCGCCACCGCCGTCGACTCGCGGCTCCCGCTCAGCTGCGCCCCCACCGCCGACCCGGAGTGCGCGGCCCGCGAGACCGCCGGTCTGGTGCCCGCCACCCATACGGCCCACGCCGTCAGTTCGAGTCTCGCCGTGACCGGCGCCATCGCCGCGATGGTCGCGCTGACGGTGGCCGCCCGCCGGTACGGCCACTGGCGCCCCCTCGCCCGTACGGGCCCGGCCCTCGTCGTCCTGGAGCTCGCCGCCACGGCCTGGACCCTGGCGGCCGTCGCCGCCTTCGAGGCCGGCAGAGGGACGTGGGCGCTCGGCGCGGGCCAGCGGCTCCAGGTCCTCCTGGTGGCCGTCTGGCTCGCCGTGCTCGCCGTCTCCCTCGTCCGGGGGCGGCCGCGATGA
- a CDS encoding DUF305 domain-containing protein — protein sequence MRRRGTRTRWAAVTAVALALLFAGGAVTVASAEREEASRTPATDSADAGFARDMAVHHQQAVEMSFIVRDRTQDESVRRLAYDIANTQANQRGMMLGWLDLWGLPKLRSGVEPMAWMGMGGSGDSGPSDGALMPGMATNAQLDALRKADGREAEILYLKLMTEHHKGGVHMAEGCVSRCVPGVERDLAQGMVEAQQSEILLMADMLRKRGA from the coding sequence GTGCGGCGCCGGGGCACGCGGACGCGGTGGGCGGCGGTCACCGCCGTCGCGCTCGCGCTGCTCTTCGCCGGGGGCGCCGTCACGGTCGCCTCGGCCGAGCGCGAGGAGGCGTCGCGTACCCCCGCCACCGACTCCGCGGACGCCGGCTTCGCCCGGGACATGGCCGTCCACCACCAACAGGCCGTCGAGATGTCGTTCATCGTCCGGGACCGCACCCAGGACGAGTCGGTCCGCCGTCTCGCGTACGACATCGCCAACACCCAGGCCAACCAGCGGGGCATGATGCTCGGCTGGCTGGACCTGTGGGGGCTGCCCAAGCTCCGGTCCGGCGTCGAGCCGATGGCCTGGATGGGCATGGGCGGTTCGGGTGACAGCGGTCCGTCGGACGGCGCGCTGATGCCCGGCATGGCGACCAACGCCCAGCTGGACGCCCTGCGCAAGGCCGACGGCCGGGAGGCGGAGATCCTGTACCTGAAGCTCATGACCGAGCACCACAAGGGCGGGGTCCACATGGCCGAGGGCTGCGTGAGCAGGTGCGTGCCCGGTGTCGAGCGCGATCTCGCGCAGGGCATGGTCGAGGCGCAGCAGTCCGAGATCCTGCTGATGGCGGACATGCTGCGGAAGCGCGGGGCCTGA
- a CDS encoding DUF3105 domain-containing protein: MAANRSANADRRARIEEMRRAEQARERRNRLITIGVSGVVVLGLVGFGTFVLMKKSDEQDAKEAAAKAPIKAEQSWDAKKLGRNHVETAVKYDMKPPVGGDHHPVWMNCDGVVYDKAINDVNAVHSLEHGAVWVTYSKKADKADVEKLAEKVGKTKYTLMSPVDDQTGAIMLSAWGKQVTVDNASDPRIDAFFTKYVQGPQTPEPGAACTGGVGQ; encoded by the coding sequence ATGGCCGCCAACCGCTCCGCCAACGCCGACCGCCGCGCCCGAATAGAGGAGATGCGCCGCGCCGAGCAGGCCCGCGAGCGCCGCAACCGTCTGATCACCATCGGCGTCTCCGGCGTCGTCGTCCTGGGTCTCGTCGGCTTCGGCACCTTCGTGCTGATGAAGAAGTCCGACGAGCAGGACGCGAAGGAGGCCGCCGCCAAGGCGCCGATCAAGGCCGAGCAGAGCTGGGACGCGAAGAAGCTCGGTCGCAACCACGTCGAGACCGCCGTGAAGTACGACATGAAGCCGCCGGTCGGCGGTGACCACCACCCGGTCTGGATGAACTGCGACGGCGTGGTCTACGACAAGGCCATCAACGACGTGAACGCCGTGCACTCGCTGGAGCACGGCGCCGTCTGGGTGACGTACAGCAAGAAGGCCGACAAGGCCGACGTGGAGAAGCTGGCCGAGAAGGTCGGCAAGACCAAGTACACGCTGATGAGCCCCGTGGACGACCAGACCGGGGCGATCATGCTGTCCGCCTGGGGCAAGCAGGTGACCGTGGACAACGCCTCCGACCCGCGCATCGACGCCTTCTTCACGAAGTACGTCCAGGGTCCGCAGACCCCCGAGCCGGGCGCCGCCTGCACCGGCGGGGTCGGTCAGTGA
- a CDS encoding alpha/beta fold hydrolase, producing the protein MTFVRIGGVAHHVTVEGSGPVCVLSAGLGLSWFDWDPVVPLLAPYRTVVRFDRPGHGLSAPAAAPPTAAGEADRIAALLDALDGGHQGGHQGYQGDDRGDQGHQGDRGDQGHHGHRGHPAPVTVVGHSLAGFHAEAFARLHPTRTAGLVLVDSSVEEHPRPARTDAVSRALGGALCAAGLPAALGPAVRRAAVRSDPASRALVRRVYRTSRVLRGALLENAHYGAVAAGLLDLRDRFPLPPGLPVTVLAAPDGSARWERRQRALARRLGATYEAVVPSGHLVMLDRPDAVARAVLSTTRS; encoded by the coding sequence ATGACCTTCGTACGCATCGGGGGAGTCGCCCACCACGTGACCGTCGAGGGCTCCGGGCCCGTCTGCGTCCTGAGCGCCGGGCTCGGGCTCAGTTGGTTCGACTGGGACCCGGTCGTCCCGCTGCTCGCCCCGTACCGCACGGTCGTCCGCTTCGACCGCCCCGGCCACGGCCTCTCCGCCCCCGCGGCCGCGCCGCCGACGGCGGCCGGCGAGGCGGACAGGATCGCGGCGCTCCTGGACGCGCTCGACGGCGGCCACCAGGGGGGCCATCAGGGCTACCAGGGCGACGACCGGGGCGACCAGGGCCACCAAGGAGACCGGGGCGATCAGGGTCATCACGGCCACCGCGGCCACCCGGCCCCCGTCACCGTCGTCGGCCACTCCCTCGCCGGATTCCACGCGGAGGCCTTCGCGCGCCTCCACCCCACCCGTACCGCGGGGCTCGTCCTCGTCGACTCCTCGGTCGAGGAGCACCCCCGGCCCGCCCGTACGGACGCGGTCTCCCGCGCCCTCGGCGGGGCGCTCTGCGCCGCCGGGCTCCCGGCCGCGCTCGGCCCGGCGGTCCGCCGGGCGGCCGTGCGGAGCGACCCGGCGTCCAGGGCCCTGGTCCGCCGCGTCTACCGCACCTCACGCGTCCTGCGCGGCGCCCTCCTGGAGAACGCCCACTACGGCGCCGTCGCCGCCGGACTCCTCGACCTCCGGGACCGCTTCCCCCTCCCGCCCGGCCTGCCCGTCACCGTCCTCGCCGCCCCCGACGGCTCCGCCCGCTGGGAGCGCCGCCAGCGCGCGCTGGCCCGACGGCTCGGCGCCACCTACGAGGCGGTCGTGCCGTCGGGCCATCTGGTCATGCTGGACCGCCCGGACGCGGTGGCCCGGGCGGTACTGAGCACGACACGGTCCTGA